A stretch of Rhododendron vialii isolate Sample 1 chromosome 4a, ASM3025357v1 DNA encodes these proteins:
- the LOC131321807 gene encoding lycopene beta cyclase, chloroplastic: MDTLLKTHNKLEFLHPLHGFVEKTSGLSPSKPHGHELKFVPKKPNLKLGKNFSLKAKSSALLELVPETKKENLDFELPMYDPSKGLVIDLAIVGGGPAGLAVAQQVSAAGLSVCSIDPSPKLIWPNNYGVWVDEFEAMDLLDCLDTTWSGAVVFVNEKSTKDLGRPYGRVNRRQLKSKMMQKCILNGVKFHQAKVIKVIHEESKSLLICNDGVTIQAAVVLDATGFSRCLVQYDKPYNPGYQVAYGILAEVEEHPFDVNKMVFMDWRDSHLDNNRELKERNSRIPTFLYAMPFSSNRIFLEETSLVARPGLSMEDIQERMEARLRHLGIKVKSIEEDEHCVIPMGGPLPVLPQRVVGIGGTAGMVHPSTGYMVARTLAAAPIVANSIVRYLGSEKSIFGNDLSAEVWKDLWPIERRRQREFFCFGMDILLKLDLEGTRRFFDAFFDLEPRYWHGFLSSRLFLPELLFFGLSLFSHASNTCRIEIMGKGTLPLVRMINNLVQDRE, encoded by the coding sequence ATGGATACTTTGCTCAAGACTCATAACAAGCTTGAATTTCTTCACCCACTTCATGGGTTTGTTGAAAAAACCAGTGGTTTGAGCCCTTCAAAGCCTCACGGCCATGAGCTTAAGTTTGTTCCCAAGAAACCTAATCTTAAATTGGGGAAGAATTTTTCTCTGAAGGCAAAAAGTAGTGCCCTTCTGGAGCTTGTTCCTGAGACCAAGAAGGAAAACCTTGATTTCGAGCTTCCCATGTATGACCCTTCAAAGGGCCTTGTGATAGACCTAGCCATTGTGGGAGGTGGCCCTGCTGGGCTCGCAGTAGCACAACAAGTCTCGGCAGCAGGACTTTCTGTGTGCTCTATCGACCCATCTCCCAAACTGATATGGCCCAATAACTACGGTGTTTGGGTGGATGAATTTGAGGCCATGGATTTGCTAGATTGCCTTGACACTACTTGGTCTGGGGCTGTTGTGTTTGTCAATGAAAAGTCAACTAAAGATCTTGGCAGACCTTATGGGAGGGTAAACAGGAGGCAACTGAAATCCAAGATGATGCAGAAATGCATATTGAACGGTGTGAAGTTTCATCAGGCCAAGGTTATAAAAGTCATTCACGAAGAATCGAAGTCCTTGCTGATTTGCAATGATGGCGTCACTATCCAGGCTGCCGTAGTGCTTGATGCAACTGGATTTTCCAGATGCCTTGTTCAATATGATAAGCCTTACAATCCGGGGTACCAAGTGGCTTATGGGATTTTGGCTGAAGTCGAAGAACACCCGTTTGATGTTAATAAAATGGTTTTCATGGATTGGAGAGACTCCCATCTTGACAACAATAGGGAACTAAAGGAGAGAAATAGTAGGATTCCCACTTTCCTCTATGCTATGCCCTTTTCGTCCAATAGGATATTTCTTGAAGAAACCTCCCTTGTAGCTCGACCAGGATTGTCTATGGAAGATATTCAGGAAAGAATGGAGGCTAGGTTAAGGCACTTGGGCATAAAAGTGAAGAGCATCGAAGAGGATGAGCATTGTGTGATTCCTATGGGGGGCCCACTTCCAGTGCTCCCTCAACGTGTCGTTGGCATTGGCGGAACGGCTGGAATGGTCCACCCTTCAACTGGATATATGGTCGCAAGGACTCTAGCTGCAGCCCCAATCGTTGCCAATTCCATAGTCCGGTACCTTGGTTCTGAAAAAAGCATATTTGGAAATGATTTGTCAGCGGAAGTTTGGAAAGACTTGTGGCCCATAGAGCGGAGACGCCAAAGGGAGTTCTTCTGTTTCGGTATGGATATTCTCCTTAAGCTTGATTTAGAGGGCACTAGACGGTTTTTCGATGCTTTCTTTGACCTAGAACCTCGTTATTGGCATGGATTCTTGTCTTCTAGACTGTTTCTTCCTgagcttttattttttgggctgtCGCTTTTTTCACATGCCTCTAATACTTGTAGGATAGAGATAATGGGAAAGGGCACTCTTCCTTTGGTGAGAATGATCAACAACTTAGTTCAGGATAGGGAGTAA